A stretch of the Bacillus sp. FJAT-18017 genome encodes the following:
- a CDS encoding iron ABC transporter ATP-binding protein, whose protein sequence is MLDVISVSKGYGTKNVVDNVSVKIQKGKITSFIGPNGAGKSTLLSMISRLITKDEGQILIDGVDISKKKSTELAKKISILKQSNHISLKLTIRELVSFGRFPYSQGRLNKEDWKLVDEAINYMELEDIQDKYLDQLSGGQRQRAYIAMVLAQDTEYILLDEPLNNLDMKHSVQIMKVLRRLCDELGKTVVIVLHDINFASCYSDYIVALKDGKVVQEGPTCDIISCPVLNKVYDMDFHIEEINGNNICVFFS, encoded by the coding sequence ATGTTGGATGTCATTTCTGTTTCAAAAGGATACGGTACAAAGAATGTTGTCGACAATGTCTCTGTAAAAATCCAAAAGGGTAAAATTACTTCCTTCATTGGCCCAAATGGCGCGGGAAAAAGTACTCTTCTCTCCATGATTAGCCGACTAATCACTAAAGATGAAGGGCAGATTTTGATAGATGGCGTCGATATCAGCAAAAAGAAGAGCACTGAGCTAGCGAAGAAAATCTCAATTCTGAAGCAATCAAACCATATCAGTTTGAAGCTTACCATCCGTGAACTAGTATCTTTTGGACGTTTCCCGTATTCACAGGGAAGGCTGAATAAAGAGGACTGGAAGCTTGTTGATGAGGCAATCAACTATATGGAACTTGAAGATATTCAGGATAAATATCTCGACCAGCTGAGCGGCGGGCAAAGGCAGCGCGCATATATTGCGATGGTGCTTGCCCAGGATACGGAATATATCCTTCTTGATGAACCACTTAACAACTTGGACATGAAACACTCTGTTCAAATTATGAAGGTTCTGCGCAGGCTGTGTGATGAACTTGGCAAAACAGTTGTTATCGTCCTTCATGATATCAACTTTGCATCGTGCTATTCTGATTATATTGTGGCGCTGAAGGATGGAAAGGTAGTCCAGGAAGGGCCGACTTGTGACATCATTTCATGTCCAGTGCTAAACAAGGTATACGACATGGATTTCCATATTGAAGAAATCAATGGTAATAATATCTGTGTCTTTTTCTCATAA
- a CDS encoding siderophore ABC transporter substrate-binding protein, protein MKKNFVLTVLLGLIMVFTAACGNSDAKNNGASSDESEKITVTHQLGETKVKKNPQNVIVFDYGVLDTLDELDVKVTGLPQETVPGYLEKYKGSEYENVGGIKEPDFEKINELGPDLIIISGRQQDSYEELNEIAPTIFMGLDTSKYLESFKENTTTLGKIFGKEAEVEEKLSEVQKTIDSLNEQGKATGKNGLIVLANEGSLSAYGSGSRFGIVHDNFGIEPVDKNIEVSTHGQTISFEYILEQDPDYLFVIDRGAVVQEGSSSAKPLIENDLIKKTKAYKNDNIVYLDPDYWYLSGGGLVSVTEMAKEIEEGIK, encoded by the coding sequence ATGAAGAAAAACTTTGTTTTGACTGTTCTGCTTGGACTGATAATGGTATTCACAGCAGCCTGCGGAAATTCGGATGCGAAGAACAATGGGGCATCTTCTGATGAATCGGAAAAAATAACAGTCACCCATCAGCTTGGGGAAACAAAGGTCAAGAAGAATCCGCAAAATGTCATAGTATTTGATTATGGTGTACTTGATACTCTTGATGAACTCGATGTAAAGGTGACAGGACTACCTCAAGAAACAGTTCCTGGATACCTTGAAAAGTACAAAGGGTCTGAATATGAAAATGTCGGTGGAATTAAAGAGCCTGATTTTGAAAAAATCAACGAGCTTGGCCCTGATTTAATTATTATTTCAGGCCGCCAACAGGATTCGTATGAAGAGCTGAATGAAATTGCGCCGACCATTTTTATGGGGCTTGATACAAGTAAATACCTTGAGTCTTTTAAAGAAAATACAACAACACTTGGTAAAATTTTTGGAAAAGAAGCTGAAGTGGAAGAAAAGCTTTCTGAGGTACAAAAAACAATTGATTCCTTGAATGAACAAGGAAAAGCGACTGGCAAAAATGGCCTCATTGTACTAGCGAATGAAGGTTCGTTAAGTGCATACGGCTCAGGCTCGCGGTTTGGGATTGTCCATGACAACTTCGGAATAGAGCCAGTAGATAAAAACATTGAGGTTTCAACACACGGACAGACCATTTCCTTCGAATACATTCTGGAACAAGATCCTGATTACTTGTTTGTTATCGACCGCGGAGCTGTCGTCCAGGAAGGAAGTTCTTCTGCAAAACCACTTATTGAAAATGACCTTATTAAAAAGACAAAGGCCTATAAAAATGATAACATCGTTTACCTGGATCCGGATTACTGGTACCTGTCAGGCGGAGGCCTTGTTTCAGTAACGGAAATGGCTAAAGAAATTGAAGAAGGAATAAAGTAA
- a CDS encoding ABC transporter permease, which translates to MRLIYLIAAFIILSIASLFIGVTDISPLDLFSLSGDQADILLASRIPRLVSIILAGVGMSISGLIMQQLTRNKFVSPTTAGTMDSARLGILVSLMLFTSASPFVKMLVAFAFALAGTFIFMKILDRVKYKDAIFIPLVGMMFGNIVGSITTFFAYKNDLIQNMSSWLQGNFSMMIQGRYELLYISIPLLVVAFLYANKFTIAGMGEEFATNLGLNHKQIVNIGLSIVALITALVILTVGMIPFLGLIVPNIVTMYRGDHLKNSLAHTSLMGAVFVLACDILGRIIIYPYEIPIGLTVGVIGSGIFLYLVMRRKAYA; encoded by the coding sequence ATGAGACTGATTTATTTAATTGCAGCTTTTATCATCCTATCCATTGCATCCCTATTTATTGGGGTCACTGATATAAGCCCGCTCGATTTATTTAGTTTGAGCGGAGACCAAGCGGACATACTGCTTGCAAGCCGTATTCCTCGTTTGGTGAGTATCATCCTTGCCGGGGTGGGGATGAGTATTAGTGGACTCATTATGCAGCAGCTAACGCGAAACAAATTCGTTTCTCCGACTACTGCTGGAACAATGGATTCCGCAAGGCTTGGTATTCTTGTTTCACTAATGCTGTTCACATCTGCCAGCCCTTTTGTAAAAATGCTAGTCGCTTTTGCCTTTGCCTTAGCAGGTACATTCATATTTATGAAGATCCTCGACAGAGTAAAATATAAGGATGCTATTTTTATACCGCTCGTAGGAATGATGTTCGGAAATATAGTTGGCTCGATCACCACGTTTTTCGCTTATAAAAATGACCTGATCCAGAACATGTCCTCCTGGCTGCAAGGGAATTTCTCCATGATGATACAAGGGAGATACGAACTTCTTTATATAAGCATTCCGCTTCTTGTAGTTGCGTTCCTATATGCTAATAAATTCACAATTGCGGGGATGGGCGAAGAATTTGCAACAAATCTTGGCCTGAACCATAAGCAGATTGTTAATATAGGCCTTAGCATTGTGGCGCTGATTACGGCGCTAGTAATTTTGACAGTCGGGATGATTCCATTTCTGGGCTTGATTGTTCCAAACATTGTAACGATGTACAGGGGAGATCATTTAAAGAACAGTCTGGCGCATACATCCCTGATGGGAGCGGTTTTCGTCCTGGCCTGCGATATTCTTGGAAGGATCATTATCTATCCATACGAAATTCCAATTGGACTGACAGTAGGGGTCATCGGCAGTGGAATCTTCCTTTATTTGGTGATGAGGAGAAAGGCATATGCATAA
- a CDS encoding CBO0543 family protein — MPDKQQDMINNIESLEKSLTEVWNTYWREYSSFDSLQFWVNAALLIVPLILLFFTIDRKRAFLLGFYGFCVHFIFTYIDAYNSTHGKVFYPYKVFPILPSSFTLDVSLIPVVFMLTYQWTLNRNKNYYLYNDYCIGNTCIHF; from the coding sequence ATGCCTGACAAACAGCAAGATATGATCAATAATATTGAGTCACTGGAAAAGAGTTTAACAGAAGTGTGGAACACTTACTGGCGGGAATACTCGTCCTTCGATTCCTTGCAGTTTTGGGTAAATGCTGCCTTGCTCATTGTCCCGCTTATCCTTTTATTTTTTACTATTGATAGAAAACGAGCTTTCCTACTCGGTTTTTATGGATTTTGTGTTCATTTCATATTTACGTATATTGATGCATACAACTCTACTCACGGTAAGGTTTTTTACCCATATAAAGTCTTCCCTATACTGCCTTCAAGCTTCACACTGGATGTATCGCTGATTCCGGTCGTGTTTATGCTTACCTATCAATGGACGTTGAATAGAAATAAAAATTACTACTTGTATAACGATTATTGTATCGGCAATACTTGCATTCATTTTTAA
- the metX gene encoding homoserine O-acetyltransferase MetX: MRAEHSSIRFETAAPPEYGTIKVGDLVLESGVILPETELSFERTGNRGGPIILVCHALTGNQFTIGTENYPGWWHGLIGDGKYIDTNEYEVITFNVLGGCSGSTGPTSKNPLSNKPYQFGFPKITIRDIVHAQYLALRKLGIDKLKAAIGGSLGGMQVLELAIAYPDFTDLIIPMAVTPFLSDYGIAFNAIGRNAIMQDPVWKGGFYSETDRIAGLEIARMVGMVTYRTGTMFNQRFNRELKDGETFQIESYLKYQGQKLASRFDANSYLYLLEAMDSHDIGRGRLGWRKAIQKINAKTLLLGYTGDLLYPPKHVKGIAEALQEVGKKADYVEVETDFGHDGFLAEFSKWGGILKASLKI; this comes from the coding sequence ATGAGAGCAGAACATTCATCGATACGTTTTGAAACGGCAGCTCCGCCGGAATATGGAACGATAAAAGTCGGTGACCTTGTACTTGAAAGCGGTGTGATACTCCCTGAAACTGAGCTATCCTTCGAAAGGACCGGGAATAGGGGAGGCCCTATCATCCTGGTTTGCCATGCTCTAACAGGAAATCAGTTTACGATTGGTACGGAAAACTATCCCGGCTGGTGGCATGGACTGATTGGCGATGGAAAGTATATCGATACGAATGAATATGAGGTTATTACGTTCAATGTATTGGGAGGCTGCTCGGGATCAACTGGTCCAACTAGTAAAAATCCGCTGTCGAACAAACCGTACCAATTCGGCTTTCCAAAAATAACGATAAGAGACATTGTCCATGCACAGTACCTGGCACTCCGCAAACTTGGTATCGATAAATTAAAAGCGGCGATTGGAGGGTCTCTTGGAGGTATGCAAGTGCTCGAATTGGCAATTGCATACCCTGATTTTACCGATCTAATCATTCCAATGGCCGTTACCCCTTTCTTAAGTGATTATGGAATTGCTTTTAACGCAATAGGCCGTAACGCCATCATGCAGGACCCAGTCTGGAAAGGTGGCTTCTATTCAGAGACAGACAGGATTGCTGGATTGGAAATCGCCAGGATGGTCGGAATGGTCACGTACCGGACCGGCACTATGTTCAATCAGAGATTTAACAGAGAGCTAAAAGATGGAGAAACTTTTCAGATTGAATCCTATTTAAAATATCAGGGGCAAAAGCTTGCTTCCCGTTTTGATGCCAACAGCTATTTGTACTTGTTGGAGGCAATGGATTCGCATGATATTGGCAGAGGAAGGCTTGGGTGGAGGAAGGCTATTCAGAAGATTAATGCAAAAACCCTGCTGTTAGGCTATACGGGTGACTTGCTGTATCCTCCCAAACATGTTAAGGGAATTGCGGAAGCATTGCAGGAGGTTGGGAAAAAGGCTGATTATGTTGAAGTGGAGACTGACTTCGGGCATGACGGATTCCTTGCCGAGTTTTCAAAGTGGGGAGGAATTCTCAAGGCTTCCCTAAAAATTTGA
- a CDS encoding homocysteine synthase — MTNQNENFGLETLLLHGGQTPDPVTGSRAVPIYQTTSYVFKDTDHAQNLFSLAESGNIYTRIMNPTTDVLEKRIALLEGGAAALAVSSGMAAISLAIMNLAEAGDEIVAAENLYGGTFNLFAVTLPKFGINVRFVDSTNPENFREAITPKTKVIFGEIIGNPSLNVLDVEAVADIAHENGIPLIIDNTFASPYSCRPIEWGADIVVHSATKWIGGHGTTIGGLIVDAGKFDWNSDKFPGFTEPDPSYNGLRFAQDVGPLAFITKLRVQLLRDFGSSLSPQSAFLLLQGLETLHLRIQKHNENAIEIAQYLKDHPAVEWVSFPGLEEHPSHQLAKKYLGGGYGSIIVFGIKGGREAGKKVIDNIKLWSHVANVGDAKSLIIHPASTTHQQLSAEDLVKSGVTEELIRLSVGLETVKDLKEDLDQAFLKAASVSAAPEEQLNR, encoded by the coding sequence ATGACAAATCAAAATGAAAACTTTGGCCTAGAAACACTATTATTGCATGGTGGGCAAACCCCTGATCCGGTAACTGGATCTAGGGCAGTCCCTATTTACCAGACAACTTCCTATGTGTTTAAGGATACCGACCATGCACAGAACCTATTTTCTCTTGCGGAGTCAGGAAATATTTACACAAGGATTATGAATCCAACAACTGATGTACTGGAAAAAAGAATTGCCCTTCTTGAGGGGGGCGCGGCTGCCCTTGCTGTTTCTTCCGGAATGGCCGCTATTTCCTTGGCGATTATGAACCTGGCTGAGGCTGGTGATGAGATTGTAGCCGCGGAAAACCTATATGGTGGTACATTTAACTTATTCGCTGTAACCCTTCCCAAATTTGGAATCAATGTGCGGTTTGTCGACTCGACCAACCCTGAGAACTTCCGTGAGGCAATTACACCTAAAACAAAGGTGATTTTTGGCGAAATCATTGGCAACCCAAGCTTGAATGTCTTAGATGTTGAGGCGGTTGCGGATATTGCCCATGAAAATGGCATTCCACTTATCATTGACAATACCTTTGCATCTCCGTACTCATGCAGGCCTATCGAATGGGGAGCGGATATCGTCGTTCATTCAGCAACTAAGTGGATCGGAGGGCACGGTACAACAATCGGCGGTCTTATTGTCGATGCAGGAAAATTTGATTGGAATAGTGATAAATTCCCTGGCTTTACTGAACCGGATCCTAGTTATAATGGCCTTCGCTTTGCCCAGGATGTCGGTCCGCTCGCCTTCATCACTAAGCTTCGCGTACAGCTTTTGAGGGACTTTGGCTCATCGTTAAGCCCGCAAAGTGCTTTCCTCCTTCTGCAGGGACTTGAAACATTGCACCTGAGAATTCAAAAGCACAATGAGAATGCCATTGAGATTGCACAGTACTTAAAAGACCATCCAGCGGTCGAGTGGGTTTCATTTCCAGGCCTCGAGGAACATCCAAGCCATCAGCTTGCAAAAAAATACCTTGGCGGGGGCTATGGCTCGATTATTGTTTTCGGCATTAAAGGCGGCCGGGAAGCAGGTAAAAAGGTTATCGACAATATCAAACTGTGGTCCCATGTTGCAAATGTTGGTGATGCAAAGTCACTGATTATCCATCCGGCTTCTACTACACACCAGCAGCTCAGTGCAGAGGATCTTGTGAAAAGCGGCGTAACCGAAGAGCTCATCAGACTTTCAGTCGGACTTGAAACTGTAAAGGATCTGAAGGAAGACTTAGACCAGGCTTTCTTGAAGGCTGCAAGTGTTTCTGCCGCACCTGAGGAACAGCTTAATCGATGA
- a CDS encoding YhcN/YlaJ family sporulation lipoprotein: protein MNKGPKIMLSALLLFGLAGCGADNNDNGNAQTNRVRTNNVRTNNANDNQNLRVSEKAARAVERLDRVDRAHVIISNNNAYVAVRLGDDQNNGNRANTQGNQNGNDNNLLENGRINQNGDDGIINGKGDAGNKGNGNGNNGNNQGMNGMNNNNNGGAVGNDTGSFGYDTGTGSGVGLGYGVGNGTFIQNDMNNNQGGNNNQGGNNRTFGGNNGDIIRDQDYKNVSTAFDQKIADQVRTANKRIHRVYISYNDDFYNTMNNYANDIDNDRNGRGLFNDFTDTMQDVFNVDNRR from the coding sequence GTGAACAAAGGTCCTAAAATAATGCTCTCAGCTTTATTGCTCTTTGGCCTTGCTGGATGTGGTGCTGACAACAATGATAACGGCAATGCCCAAACAAACAGGGTCAGGACGAACAATGTAAGAACAAACAATGCAAACGACAACCAGAACCTCAGGGTTTCGGAAAAAGCAGCCCGTGCTGTTGAGCGCCTTGACAGGGTCGACAGGGCTCATGTCATCATTTCAAACAACAATGCATATGTTGCCGTTAGACTTGGCGATGATCAAAATAATGGCAATCGCGCCAATACACAAGGTAACCAAAACGGTAATGACAACAACCTGCTGGAAAATGGCCGAATCAACCAAAATGGTGATGACGGAATCATCAATGGCAAAGGTGATGCAGGAAATAAAGGAAATGGAAATGGAAATAACGGCAACAACCAGGGAATGAACGGAATGAATAACAATAACAATGGAGGAGCTGTCGGAAATGATACAGGCAGTTTCGGTTATGACACAGGAACAGGCAGCGGTGTTGGCTTAGGATATGGAGTCGGGAACGGCACATTTATCCAAAATGACATGAACAACAATCAAGGCGGAAATAACAATCAAGGTGGAAATAACAGGACATTCGGCGGTAACAATGGCGATATTATTCGTGACCAGGACTATAAAAATGTCTCGACTGCTTTCGACCAAAAAATTGCTGACCAGGTTCGGACTGCGAACAAAAGGATCCACAGAGTTTACATTTCGTATAATGACGATTTTTATAACACCATGAACAATTACGCAAACGATATTGATAATGACCGTAATGGACGTGGACTATTCAATGACTTTACCGACACGATGCAGGATGTATTCAACGTAGACAACCGCAGGTAA
- a CDS encoding GNAT family N-acetyltransferase, with product MNPVLLEFPSEFETERLLIRMPKPGDGSAVYQAIQASLEELKPWMPWAHANQSEDDVEANIRESHAKFLMRQDLRLLVFNKRTGDLIASSGLHRINWDVPKFEIGYWIDSRFGGKGFMTEAAKGIANFAFKELGAKRVEIRCDSRNEKSRKIPERLGFQLEGILKNDSIDVEGNLSSTCIFAKTTS from the coding sequence ATGAATCCGGTTTTGCTGGAATTTCCTTCAGAATTTGAAACAGAAAGACTTTTAATCAGAATGCCGAAACCAGGCGATGGAAGTGCCGTGTACCAGGCCATCCAGGCTTCGCTCGAAGAGTTGAAACCATGGATGCCCTGGGCACATGCTAACCAAAGCGAGGATGATGTCGAGGCAAACATCAGGGAATCACATGCAAAGTTTTTAATGAGGCAAGACTTAAGGCTGCTTGTATTTAATAAGAGAACCGGAGATTTGATTGCATCGTCGGGGCTTCATCGGATCAACTGGGATGTTCCTAAATTTGAGATTGGCTATTGGATAGACAGCCGTTTTGGTGGAAAGGGCTTTATGACAGAGGCTGCAAAAGGGATTGCAAATTTCGCATTCAAGGAGCTTGGTGCAAAACGGGTTGAAATCCGCTGTGACTCGAGAAATGAAAAAAGCAGAAAGATTCCGGAACGGCTCGGTTTCCAACTGGAAGGGATCTTGAAAAATGATAGTATTGATGTAGAGGGGAATCTCTCTTCCACATGCATTTTTGCAAAAACAACCAGCTGA
- a CDS encoding iron chelate uptake ABC transporter family permease subunit codes for MHNKTKILLLAAFSLLAIVLFVFLDLGPNWDYALPRRLKKILAIALTGAVIAISTVIFQTITNNRILTPSIIGLDSLYMLIQTVLIFGFGSMSVMVVNKNLNFLISVGLMVIFSGILYRLLFKREGQNIYLLLLVGIIFGTFFASITTFLQVLIDPNEFQIVQDRMFASFNNVNTELLILALITVIAVMAYSVKFVKYLDVMALGKEHAINLGVDYDYIVKRLLVVIAILVSVSTALVGPITFLGLLVANVAHEFLKTFRHSVLLTGSVLISIIALAGGQLIVERVFTFSTTLSVIINFIGGVYFIYLLLRESK; via the coding sequence ATGCATAACAAAACAAAAATTCTGCTTCTCGCAGCCTTCTCGCTACTTGCCATCGTACTGTTTGTATTTTTGGATCTTGGTCCGAACTGGGATTATGCTCTTCCGAGGCGTCTGAAAAAAATCCTTGCGATAGCGCTGACAGGTGCAGTAATCGCAATATCGACAGTGATTTTCCAAACGATTACTAATAACCGGATTTTGACACCATCGATTATAGGGCTCGATTCCCTTTATATGCTTATTCAGACCGTATTGATTTTCGGTTTTGGCTCGATGAGTGTCATGGTCGTGAATAAAAATCTAAACTTCCTGATTTCTGTAGGCTTGATGGTCATTTTTTCCGGCATTCTGTACAGGCTTTTATTTAAGAGGGAAGGGCAAAATATATATCTTCTCCTTCTGGTCGGAATCATTTTCGGAACGTTCTTTGCCAGCATTACAACCTTCCTGCAAGTCCTGATTGATCCGAATGAATTCCAGATTGTCCAGGATCGTATGTTTGCAAGTTTCAATAACGTCAACACCGAATTATTGATTCTCGCTTTAATAACAGTGATTGCAGTCATGGCATATTCAGTAAAATTCGTTAAATATCTTGATGTTATGGCCCTTGGCAAGGAACATGCAATAAACCTTGGGGTCGATTATGACTATATTGTCAAACGGCTTCTTGTTGTAATTGCCATTCTTGTTTCAGTTTCGACCGCATTGGTTGGGCCTATCACGTTCCTCGGCCTATTGGTTGCCAACGTGGCCCATGAATTCCTAAAAACATTCAGGCACAGTGTACTTTTAACAGGTTCAGTTTTAATCAGCATCATTGCCCTTGCTGGGGGGCAGCTTATCGTTGAAAGAGTATTTACGTTCTCAACAACATTGAGCGTGATTATCAACTTTATCGGCGGAGTGTATTTCATATATCTTTTGCTAAGGGAGAGTAAATAA
- a CDS encoding homoserine dehydrogenase, with product MEDIHVALLGFGTVGKGVYETIKSHQVRLKAILGKNVKVAAILVRDVEKHQVQDDDILLTSNFNDILNLPKLDVVIEAIVGREPGYTYLKKSIERGCHIITANKEMFAYHGSELLEHASRYHVACGFEATVAGGIPAIQTVRTLLNVNKIIKIEGIVNGTSNYILSKMRVEGVSFHKALQAAQDKGYAEADPSSDIEGYDAFYKAMVLSQIAFGEQPEWQRVTRKGISGISHSQIRLFSECGLRVKHVISLEKGNRGIRCSVKPVLVAPSHPLYSVEGVQNAVSIDADIVGNLTLQGPGAGKLPTASAIVEDLIQLNPKQGCYFEGKENVQFKKAPLQKWVVLTKQTSLFVLESFEVIGIAPEKAIIVKGKEKDMDKLLEVNPGLKIYQLYGNISKGFTESTQLNDTSIRRKVAVPEGI from the coding sequence GTGGAGGACATCCATGTTGCACTATTGGGCTTTGGCACAGTCGGCAAAGGAGTATATGAAACAATTAAGTCCCATCAGGTAAGGTTAAAAGCAATCCTTGGTAAAAATGTAAAGGTCGCGGCCATACTTGTAAGGGATGTTGAAAAACATCAAGTGCAAGATGATGACATCCTCCTTACCTCAAATTTTAATGACATATTAAATTTGCCGAAACTTGATGTAGTAATAGAAGCAATTGTTGGCAGGGAACCAGGTTATACTTATTTGAAAAAATCAATTGAAAGAGGCTGCCACATTATAACCGCGAATAAGGAAATGTTTGCTTACCATGGAAGTGAACTTCTTGAACATGCTTCCAGATATCATGTTGCCTGTGGGTTTGAAGCGACTGTTGCCGGTGGAATCCCTGCAATTCAAACGGTCAGAACACTTTTGAATGTTAACAAAATCATAAAGATAGAAGGAATTGTTAACGGAACCTCCAATTATATATTGTCCAAAATGCGTGTGGAGGGAGTTTCATTCCATAAGGCACTTCAGGCTGCCCAGGATAAAGGATATGCCGAGGCAGACCCAAGCAGTGATATAGAGGGCTATGATGCTTTTTATAAAGCTATGGTGCTTAGTCAAATTGCGTTTGGGGAGCAGCCGGAGTGGCAGAGGGTAACAAGGAAGGGCATATCAGGAATTTCCCACTCTCAAATTCGGCTCTTTTCAGAGTGTGGATTGCGTGTAAAGCATGTCATCTCACTTGAAAAAGGGAACCGGGGCATCAGATGCTCCGTTAAACCTGTGCTTGTTGCTCCCTCGCATCCGTTGTACTCGGTTGAGGGTGTTCAAAATGCAGTTTCCATAGATGCGGATATTGTCGGGAATTTAACCCTTCAAGGTCCAGGTGCCGGGAAGCTTCCAACTGCAAGTGCCATTGTAGAGGATTTAATCCAGCTTAACCCTAAACAGGGCTGTTACTTTGAAGGGAAAGAGAATGTCCAGTTTAAAAAGGCCCCGTTGCAAAAATGGGTTGTTCTAACAAAACAAACGAGCCTATTCGTATTGGAATCCTTCGAAGTAATAGGCATTGCGCCAGAAAAGGCAATTATTGTGAAGGGTAAGGAAAAGGATATGGATAAATTGCTTGAGGTAAACCCGGGATTAAAAATTTACCAGCTTTATGGCAACATTAGCAAAGGGTTCACGGAAAGTACTCAGCTCAATGATACTAGTATAAGAAGAAAGGTGGCTGTCCCTGAAGGCATATAA
- a CDS encoding glycerophosphodiester phosphodiesterase family protein, whose amino-acid sequence MENMKRKWKRAIIALIILVLFIFLNNTSYFSNSKAEPLLLAHRGLAQTFPMDGITNETCTAERIYPPEHQYLENTLPSMEAAFAAGADIVEIDIHPTKDGEFAVFHDWTLDCRTNGTGVTRDNTMENLKALDIGYGYTADNGKTYPFRGKGVGLMPSLEEVLVEFPDKELLLHIKSNDPNEGKMLADYLRTVSGLEHISVYGGDEPIASLLKELPEVRAMSKATLKSCLLPYMAIGWTGFIPDACKNTQLHIPEKIAPVIWGWPGKFSSRMDSAGTRVVLVAGDGGFSEGFDTKEDIKRVPEGYSGWVWTNRIDRVSE is encoded by the coding sequence ATGGAAAACATGAAAAGGAAGTGGAAGCGCGCAATAATAGCCCTCATTATCCTTGTTTTATTTATATTCCTGAATAACACTTCTTATTTTTCCAATAGCAAGGCAGAACCCCTGCTCCTGGCTCATCGGGGCTTGGCACAAACCTTCCCGATGGACGGGATTACCAATGAAACATGTACGGCCGAGCGAATTTACCCACCCGAACATCAGTATTTAGAAAACACACTGCCGTCAATGGAAGCAGCATTCGCAGCAGGGGCAGATATAGTCGAAATTGATATCCATCCGACGAAGGATGGTGAATTTGCTGTATTCCATGATTGGACTCTCGACTGCAGGACAAATGGAACTGGAGTTACCCGAGACAACACTATGGAAAACCTTAAGGCCCTTGATATTGGTTATGGGTATACCGCCGACAACGGAAAGACATATCCTTTCCGGGGGAAAGGCGTGGGGTTAATGCCTTCTCTTGAGGAGGTGCTAGTTGAGTTTCCGGATAAGGAGTTGTTGCTTCATATTAAAAGCAATGATCCCAATGAGGGGAAAATGCTGGCTGACTATTTGCGTACTGTAAGTGGATTAGAGCATATATCGGTATACGGCGGAGACGAACCTATCGCATCGCTGTTAAAAGAGCTTCCAGAGGTGCGGGCGATGTCGAAGGCTACCTTAAAAAGCTGCCTCCTTCCGTATATGGCGATTGGCTGGACTGGATTTATACCGGATGCCTGCAAGAACACCCAGCTTCATATCCCCGAGAAAATTGCACCCGTTATCTGGGGCTGGCCGGGAAAATTTAGTTCCAGGATGGATAGTGCAGGAACAAGAGTGGTTTTAGTTGCGGGAGATGGAGGTTTTTCAGAAGGGTTTGACACTAAAGAGGATATAAAACGGGTGCCGGAAGGGTATTCTGGATGGGTTTGGACTAACCGGATTGATAGAGTCAGTGAGTAA